A genome region from Triticum aestivum cultivar Chinese Spring chromosome 2B, IWGSC CS RefSeq v2.1, whole genome shotgun sequence includes the following:
- the LOC123047547 gene encoding protein FAR1-RELATED SEQUENCE 5 isoform X2 encodes MVISAAAAPALESGTTSAANDPAARLGASVSAYGGAAAAGSGVGSPDSVVRPVSPDMRPSEEGVAQQAAERALSDIEFSGGSCTTFSSGGGDVAAGSADGAPPPVVSRCSIQSVQHSDKASVNTTIRVGWKRRPRGPQGPAERAVVVDRVPALESAIRGFTDRRTEVVVNPVLGTIFDSLPEAYEFYNLYSWEVGFGILYGKSRQNVNGTKCMQEIVCGCAGKPERENSSSMRSNCATMLRLHRTDDGGWYVLEIRASHNHELLRTCAEKLHWPSHQRIDTYTRDLVKQLRQNNVNLGKVYSIIGSLFGRMENVPFTKRCLRTFCGKLSREQADDDVRKTMDAFSELGSNDLEFSYVVEVDKESKIKTLLWTNGRSKMQYHNFGDVITFDTTYKTNLYDMPFGLFVGVNNHFQSIIMGGGGVMMREETIESFNWVFTEFIRLMGDKPPKTILTDQARAMEVAIQQRMPDTTHRWCKWHVLRKAMEHLGPHYTKRSDFRAALHKVVNEMLTIDEFEAAWADLLDRYKLHNNTFLIQIFEVRHKWAKPYFSGKFCAKQTSTQRSESANHLLKGYIPPACPMNLFVKQYSKLQFDQEAEEGFQEKRTRLGGVVLRYNFPLEEHASQVYTRTMFEMFGQALYRVGRYDVEEVQRGRKYNMRHVEAEKREKWCREMHAVDVHDGGARYSCECGLFEHMGMLCCHAIKVLIHLGVRKIPSFHVMKRWTVDARDNLPLHLIHYQKDQGPPRLSSYRHTALHLTALEFV; translated from the exons ATGGTGATTTCAGCTGCGGCGGCGCCGGCACTCGAATCCGG AACGACGTCGGCGGCCAATGATCCGGCGGCGCGCTTGGGGGCATCCGTTTCGGCCTATGGCGGCGCCGCGGCGGCAGGGTCGGGAGTTGGCTCGCCGGATTCGGTGGTGCGGCCGGTCTCTCCTGATATGCGCCCGTCGGAGGAGGGGGTGGCACAGCAGGCGGCGGAGAGGGCTTTGTCTGATATCGAGTTCTCCGGGGGGTCCTGCACAACCTTCAGCTCTGGCGGCGGTGATGTGGCGGCCGGAAGCGCCGACGGCGCTCCTCCGCCCGTCGTCTCGCGCTGCTCGATTCAGTCTGTACAACACAGTGACAAAGCTTCCGTAAACACCACCATCCGCGTTGGCTGGAAGCGCAG GCCAAGAGGCCCGCAAGGACCAGCCGAGCGGGCGGTAGTGGTTGATCGTGTGCCAGCACTTGAATCTGCCATACGAGGATTCACTGACAGGAGGACTGAGGTGGTAGTGAACCCGGTGCTTGGCACAATATTCGATTCTCTGCCAGAGGCGTATGAATTCTACAATTTATATTCGTGGGAAGTTGGCTTTGGGATTCTCTACGGCAAGAGCAGGCAGAATGTTAATGGGACCAAATGTATGCAGGAGATCGTGTGCGGCTGTGCT GGCAAGCCAGAGAGGGAGAACAGCTCGTCGATGAGAAGCAACTGTGCCACCATGCTGCGTCTGCACCGGACAGATGATGGTGGATGGTATGTATTGGAGATTCGTGCTTCCCACAACCATGAGCTGCTTCGGACTTGTGCAGAGAAGCTACACTGGCCATCACACCAGCGCATTGACACATACACGAGGGACCTTGTAAAGCAGTTGCGGCAGAACAATGTTAATCTGGGGAAGGTGTACAGCATCATTGGCAGTCTGTTTGGCCGGATGGAGAATGTACCGTTCACGAAGAGGTGCCTTCGAACTTTCTGTGGGAAGTTGAGTAGGGAGCAGGCGGACGATGATGTGCGCAAGACTATGGATGCATTCTCCGAGCTGGGATCTAATGACCTAGAGTTTTCGTATGTGGTTGAGGTTGATAAAGAAAGCAAGATAAAAACACTGTTGTGGACTAATGGGAGAAGCAAGATGCAATACCACAATTTCGGGGATGTCATAACATTTGACACAACTTACAAGACAAACCTATATGACATGCCTTTCGGATTGTTCGTGGGGGTGAACAACCACTTCCAGAGTATcatcatggggggggggggggtcatgatGAGGGAGGAAACAATCGAGAGTTTTAATTGGGTATTCACCGAGTTCATTAGGCTAATGGGTGACAAACCTCCAAAAACAATACTAACAG ATCAGGCCCGTGCTATGGAGGTTGCTATACAACAAAGGATGCCAGATACAACACACCGCTGGTGTAAGTGGCATGTGCTTCGGAAGGCGATGGAGCACCTCGGTCCGCATTACACAAAACGGAGTGACTTTAGGGCCGCTTTGCACAAGGTGGTTAATGAAATGCTGACCATTGACGAGTTCGAAGCAGCTTGGGCTGACCTGCTTGACAGATACAAGCTGCACAACAACACTTTTCTGATCCAAATATTCGAGGTTAGGCACAAGTGGGCAAAACCCTATTTTAGTGGCAAGTTCTGTGCGAAGCAAACTAGTACGCAACGGAGCGAAAGTGCAAACCATTTGTTGAAGGGCTACATCCCCCCCGCTTGCCCAATGAACCTTTTTGTGAAACAATACAGTAAGCTGCAGTTTGACCAGGAAGCTGAAGAAGGGTTCCAAGAGAAGAGGACCAGGCTG GGCGGTGTGGTTCTCCGATACAATTTCCCTCTGGAGGAGCATGCGAGCCAGGTGTACACCCGGACTATGTTCGAGATGTTTGGTCAGGCTTTGTACCGCGTGGGAAGATATGATGTCGAGGAAGTCCAAAGGGGCAGAAAGTACAACATGCGGCATGTGGAAGCTGAGAAGCGAGAAAAGTGGTGCCGCGAGATGCATGCAGTCGATGTCCATGATGGCGGCGCTCGTTACTCGTGCGAATGCGGCTTGTTTGAGCACATGGGGATGCTTTGTTGCCATGCTATCAAG GTTCTTATTCATTTGGGAGTGCGGAAGATACCGAGTTTCCATGTAATGAAGAGGTGGACAGTAGATGCCCGCGACAACTTGCCGCTGCACCTCATCCATTACCAGAAAGATCAAGGGCCACCGCGGCTGTCATCCTACCGGCATACGGCACTACACCTGACAGCGCTAGAGTTCGTGTAG
- the LOC123042902 gene encoding peroxidase 12 — translation MKSSRAAATIVVLALAFAVHSSPAAAKGLSPDFYAMSCPQLGQIVRSHVAKAFRRDPGVAPALVRIFFHDCFPQGCDASVLLTGNNSEQALGPNLTLRPMALKLIDDIHAGVEATCPRTVSCADVTVLATRDALLQAGGPYIDFPLGRRDGLTPASADLVLALPAPSFDVPTLISSFGNRSLGVADLVALSGAHTFGVAHCPSFSDRFMPIIDANPAIGPKFAKMLQAKCAKDIPEGTVTQALDGLTPKVFDNLYYTDLITRRGLLKSDQGLIDHPDTKGMATQFALNQLVFFNEFAHSMVKMSYMDVLTGSQGEIRRNCAVPNTRAEGIETAGDEGHAANM, via the exons ATGAAGTCCTCCAGGGCAGCAGCGACCATCGTCGTCCTAGCCTTGGCCTTCGCCGTCCATTCCTCACCGGCCGCCGCCAAGGGTCTCTCGCCGGATTTCTACGCAATGTCGTGCCCACAACTGGGGCAGATTGTGAGGTCCCACGTAGCCAAGGCCTTCCGCCGCGACCCCGGCGTCGCACCGGCCCTCGTCCGCATCTTCTTCCACGACTGCTTCCCACAG GGCTGCGACGCGTCGGTACTCCTTACGGGGAACAACAGTGAGCAGGCGTTGGGGCCCAACCTGACGCTCCGGCCGATGGCGCTCAAGCTCATCGACGATATCCACGCCGGCGTCGAAGCCACCTGCCCCCGGACTGTCTCCTGTGCCGATGTCACCGTCCTCGCCACCAGGGACGCCCTCCTGCAG GCTGGAGGGCCCTACATCGACTTTCCCTTGGGCCGTCGCGACGGGCTTACCCCGGCGTCGGCGGACCTCGTCTTGGCTCTACCAGCGCCATCCTTTGATGTGCCCACCCTCATCAGCTCCTTCGGCAACCGGAGCCTTGGTGTGGCCGACCTGGTGGCGCTCTCCGGCGCGCACACCTTTGGTGTCGCCCATTGCCCCTCCTTCTCCGACCGCTTCATGCCGATCATCGACGCCAACCCGGCCATCGGCCCCAAGTTCGCCAAGATGTTGCAGGCCAAGTGCGCCAAGGACATCCCGGAGGGCACCGTAACCCAAGCACTCGATGGGCTCACGCCAAAGGTGTTTGACAACTTGTACTACACGGACCTCATCACCAGGCGTGGGCTGCTCAAGTCCGACCAGGGCCTCATCGACCACCCAGACACGAAAGGCATGGCCACACAGTTCGCACTCAACCAGCTCGTCTTCTTCAATGAGTTTGCTCACTCCATGGTGAAGATGAGCTATATGGACGTGCTCACCGGCAGCCAGGGCGAGATACGGCGGAACTGCGCCGTACCCAACACGCGTGCCGAGGGCATCGAGACCGCTGGCGACGAGGGCCACGCTGCCAACATGTAA
- the LOC123042903 gene encoding peroxidase 12: MASRAAAAVLVLAALICAAHSSAAAEGLSRGFHAASCPELEDIARTLVAETFRRDVGVAPALIRILFHDCFPQGCDASVLLTGNNTELNAVPNQTLRPVALDLIERIRAAVHRACGPTVSCADITVLATRDALVQAGGPHFDVAFGRRDALAPASQDLVDTLPAPSFDVPTLISSFGNRSLDVADLVALSGAHTFGIAHCPSFSDRFTPNIDFNPLIDPLFARRLRAKCAKDVPQGTANQTLDVRTPDVFDNKYYLDLIVRQGLFKSDQSLIDHPDTTLLAARFALIQSSFFSQFAKSMVKMSNMDLLTGTQGEIRQNCAVPNRRAEGIETANDEGHTATM, encoded by the exons ATGGCGTCCAGAGCAGCAGCGGCCGTCCTCGTCCTTGCAGCCTTGATCTGCGCCGCACACTCGTCGGCGGCGGCTGAGGGGCTTTCGCGGGGCTTCCACGCGGCGTCGTGCCCGGAGCTGGAGGACATCGCGCGAACGCTCGTGGCGGAGACCTTCCGGCGCGACGTCGGCGTCGCCCCGGCCCTCATCCGCATCCTCTTCCACGACTGCTTCCCGCAGGGCTGCGACGCCTCGGTGCTCCTCACCGGGAACAACACTGAGCTGAATGCGGTGCCCAACCAGACGCTCCGCCCCGTTGCTCTTGACCTCATCGAGCGCATCCGCGCCGCGGTCCACCGCGCCTGCGGCCCGaccgtctcctgcgccgacatcaCCGTCCTCGCTACCCGTGACGCCCTCGTGCAG GCTGGCGGGCCCCACTTCGACGTCGCCTTCGGCCGCCGCGACGCGCTCGCCCCGGCGTCGCAGGATCTTGTGGACACCCTGCCCGCGCCCTCCTTCGACGTGCCGACGCTCATCTCCTCCTTTGGCAACCGGAGCCTCGACGTGGCGGACCTCGTCGCCCTCTCCGGCGCGCACACCTTCGGCATCGCCCACTGCCCCTCCTTCTCCGACCGCTTCACTCCGAACATCGACTTCAACCCGCTCATCGACCCGTTATTCGCCAGGAGGCTGCGGGCCAAGTGCGCCAAGGATGTGCCCCAGGGCACCGCCAACCAGACCCTCGACGTGCGCACGCCGGACGTGTTCGACAACAAGTACTACCTCGACCTCATCGTGAGGCAGGGCCTGTTCAAGTCAGACCAGAGCCTCATCGACCACCCCGACACGACGCTCTTGGCTGCACGGTTCGCGCTCATCCAGTCCTCCTTCTTTAGTCAGTTCGCCAAGTCCATGGTGAAAATGAGCAACATGGACTTGCTCACTGGCACCCAGGGCGAGATCCGGCAGAACTGCGCCGTCCCCAACAGGCGTGCCGAGGGCATCGAGACCGCCAACGACGAGGGGCACACCGCCACCATGTGA
- the LOC123047547 gene encoding protein FAR1-RELATED SEQUENCE 5 isoform X1, protein MVISAAAAPALESGTTSAANDPAARLGASVSAYGGAAAAGSGVGSPDSVVRPVSPDMRPSEEGVAQQAAERALSDIEFSGGSCTTFSSGGGDVAAGSADGAPPPVVSRCSIQSVQHSDKASVNTTIRVGWKRRPRGPQGPAERAVVVDRVPALESAIRGFTDRRTEVVVNPVLGTIFDSLPEAYEFYNLYSWEVGFGILYGKSRQNVNGTKCMQEIVCGCAGKPERENSSSMRSNCATMLRLHRTDDGGWYVLEIRASHNHELLRTCAEKLHWPSHQRIDTYTRDLVKQLRQNNVNLGKVYSIIGSLFGRMENVPFTKRCLRTFCGKLSREQADDDVRKTMDAFSELGSNDLEFSYVVEVDKESKIKTLLWTNGRSKMQYHNFGDVITFDTTYKTNLYDMPFGLFVGVNNHFQSIIMGGGGVMMREETIESFNWVFTEFIRLMGDKPPKTILTDQARAMEVAIQQRMPDTTHRWCKWHVLRKAMEHLGPHYTKRSDFRAALHKVVNEMLTIDEFEAAWADLLDRYKLHNNTFLIQIFEVRHKWAKPYFSGKFCAKQTSTQRSESANHLLKGYIPPACPMNLFVKQYSKLQFDQEAEEGFQEKRTRLGGVVLRYNFPLEEHASQVYTRTMFEMFGQALYRVGRYDVEEVQRGRKYNMRHVEAEKREKWCREMHAVDVHDGGARYSCECGLFEHMGMLCCHAIKVLIHLGVRKIPSFHVMKRWTVDARDNLPLHLIHYQKDQGPPRLSSYRHTALHLTALDDQRWQKFGRPNSSWGFSQSNHATMANGSQQEDVCSEMIISTECGLGSVSVGAASSTGPLSTLLVPDRKKHKGRPTTARDKPGYEVKDARSRFCTICREKGHKSTTCPRRGDLPKKPRKIPTCGNCGVVGHKKTSCFNPVLPFVKRPRDGPVE, encoded by the exons ATGGTGATTTCAGCTGCGGCGGCGCCGGCACTCGAATCCGG AACGACGTCGGCGGCCAATGATCCGGCGGCGCGCTTGGGGGCATCCGTTTCGGCCTATGGCGGCGCCGCGGCGGCAGGGTCGGGAGTTGGCTCGCCGGATTCGGTGGTGCGGCCGGTCTCTCCTGATATGCGCCCGTCGGAGGAGGGGGTGGCACAGCAGGCGGCGGAGAGGGCTTTGTCTGATATCGAGTTCTCCGGGGGGTCCTGCACAACCTTCAGCTCTGGCGGCGGTGATGTGGCGGCCGGAAGCGCCGACGGCGCTCCTCCGCCCGTCGTCTCGCGCTGCTCGATTCAGTCTGTACAACACAGTGACAAAGCTTCCGTAAACACCACCATCCGCGTTGGCTGGAAGCGCAG GCCAAGAGGCCCGCAAGGACCAGCCGAGCGGGCGGTAGTGGTTGATCGTGTGCCAGCACTTGAATCTGCCATACGAGGATTCACTGACAGGAGGACTGAGGTGGTAGTGAACCCGGTGCTTGGCACAATATTCGATTCTCTGCCAGAGGCGTATGAATTCTACAATTTATATTCGTGGGAAGTTGGCTTTGGGATTCTCTACGGCAAGAGCAGGCAGAATGTTAATGGGACCAAATGTATGCAGGAGATCGTGTGCGGCTGTGCT GGCAAGCCAGAGAGGGAGAACAGCTCGTCGATGAGAAGCAACTGTGCCACCATGCTGCGTCTGCACCGGACAGATGATGGTGGATGGTATGTATTGGAGATTCGTGCTTCCCACAACCATGAGCTGCTTCGGACTTGTGCAGAGAAGCTACACTGGCCATCACACCAGCGCATTGACACATACACGAGGGACCTTGTAAAGCAGTTGCGGCAGAACAATGTTAATCTGGGGAAGGTGTACAGCATCATTGGCAGTCTGTTTGGCCGGATGGAGAATGTACCGTTCACGAAGAGGTGCCTTCGAACTTTCTGTGGGAAGTTGAGTAGGGAGCAGGCGGACGATGATGTGCGCAAGACTATGGATGCATTCTCCGAGCTGGGATCTAATGACCTAGAGTTTTCGTATGTGGTTGAGGTTGATAAAGAAAGCAAGATAAAAACACTGTTGTGGACTAATGGGAGAAGCAAGATGCAATACCACAATTTCGGGGATGTCATAACATTTGACACAACTTACAAGACAAACCTATATGACATGCCTTTCGGATTGTTCGTGGGGGTGAACAACCACTTCCAGAGTATcatcatggggggggggggggtcatgatGAGGGAGGAAACAATCGAGAGTTTTAATTGGGTATTCACCGAGTTCATTAGGCTAATGGGTGACAAACCTCCAAAAACAATACTAACAG ATCAGGCCCGTGCTATGGAGGTTGCTATACAACAAAGGATGCCAGATACAACACACCGCTGGTGTAAGTGGCATGTGCTTCGGAAGGCGATGGAGCACCTCGGTCCGCATTACACAAAACGGAGTGACTTTAGGGCCGCTTTGCACAAGGTGGTTAATGAAATGCTGACCATTGACGAGTTCGAAGCAGCTTGGGCTGACCTGCTTGACAGATACAAGCTGCACAACAACACTTTTCTGATCCAAATATTCGAGGTTAGGCACAAGTGGGCAAAACCCTATTTTAGTGGCAAGTTCTGTGCGAAGCAAACTAGTACGCAACGGAGCGAAAGTGCAAACCATTTGTTGAAGGGCTACATCCCCCCCGCTTGCCCAATGAACCTTTTTGTGAAACAATACAGTAAGCTGCAGTTTGACCAGGAAGCTGAAGAAGGGTTCCAAGAGAAGAGGACCAGGCTG GGCGGTGTGGTTCTCCGATACAATTTCCCTCTGGAGGAGCATGCGAGCCAGGTGTACACCCGGACTATGTTCGAGATGTTTGGTCAGGCTTTGTACCGCGTGGGAAGATATGATGTCGAGGAAGTCCAAAGGGGCAGAAAGTACAACATGCGGCATGTGGAAGCTGAGAAGCGAGAAAAGTGGTGCCGCGAGATGCATGCAGTCGATGTCCATGATGGCGGCGCTCGTTACTCGTGCGAATGCGGCTTGTTTGAGCACATGGGGATGCTTTGTTGCCATGCTATCAAG GTTCTTATTCATTTGGGAGTGCGGAAGATACCGAGTTTCCATGTAATGAAGAGGTGGACAGTAGATGCCCGCGACAACTTGCCGCTGCACCTCATCCATTACCAGAAAGATCAAGGGCCACCGCGGCTGTCATCCTACCGGCATACGGCACTACACCTGACAGCGCTAGA CGATCAAAGATGGCAAAAGTTTGGTCGACCAAACTCAAGTTGGGGATTCAGCCAATCCAACCATGCCACTATGGCAAACGGCTCGCAACAAGAAGATGTGTGTTCTGAGATGATCATCTCCACTGAATGTGGCCTTGGCTCTGTGTCTGTGGGAGCTGCATCATCGACGGGCCCATTATCCACATTATTGGTGCCCGATAGGAAGAAACATAAGGGTAGGCCGACAACGGCGAGGGACAAGCCTGGATATGAGGTAAAAGACGCGAGATCAAGATTTTGCACAATTTGTAGGGAGAAGGGGCACAAGAGCACAACGTGCCCCCGTAGGGGTGACCTTCCGAAGAAACCTCGCAAAATCCCTACATGTGGCAATTGTGGTGTGGTCGGGCACAAGAAAACAAGCTGTTTCAACCCGGTGTTGCCGTTTGTGAAGAGGCCTCGCGACGGACCAGTCGAGTGA